The sequence below is a genomic window from Streptomyces sudanensis.
GGCGACCTTGCTCTGGAGCGTCGCCTGCGCCTCCTTCGCCTGCGCGGTGACCTTCTCCTGCACGGCCTTCGGGTCGGTGTTGCGCACCGCGTCCAGCCGGGACGGGGCCTCGGCGGCGATCCTGCGGGCCTGCTGTACGGCGAGGTCGGCGGTGCCGGCGGCGAAGTAGAGGGGCGTACGCAGCTCGTCGATGATGGCCATGGTCTGTGGTCCTCCCGTGTCGCGGGTTCGTCGCGCGGCGGTGCGCGCGAGCGTGGCGGAGTCAGATTTCGGTGGATCCTGCGGCTGCTCCGGCATCGCCGGTGCCGTTCTGCGTGTCGAGCGCGTTCTCCTTGCGGAAGGAGTCGTAGATCTGGAGCAGCACCTGCTTCTGCCGTTCGCTGATCGAGGGGTCGGCGAGGATGACGGCCCGCGTCTCCAGCTCCTCGCGGTCCCGCTCGTCGAGGATCCCGGCCCGCACGTACAGCGTCTCGGCGGATATCCGCAGCGCCTTGGCGACCTGCTGGAGCACCTCCGCGCTCGGTTTGCGCAGTCCGCGCTCGATCTGGCTCAGGTACGGAT
It includes:
- a CDS encoding helix-turn-helix domain-containing protein → MASLNVGNLGEYLREQRRTAQLSLRQLAEAAGVSNPYLSQIERGLRKPSAEVLQQVAKALRISAETLYVRAGILDERDREELETRAVILADPSISERQKQVLLQIYDSFRKENALDTQNGTGDAGAAAGSTEI